One window of Chroococcidiopsis sp. TS-821 genomic DNA carries:
- a CDS encoding integrase codes for MAVTLEGRIAQTNGRLKAANVGISIELDGSSLYLRGTLPPKPGTKNSQPYQQRVSLKRLGIRANPAGIAEAEKEARKISALVARKEFDWQPYLYEKSPESISVSEYIEQYKVQFFNEGKSETSWKTDYWKIFKRLPQDVTLSVEVLEQVILSTPPNTKTRKRACMAIAALAKFAQIDYDPSNLVGVYSPNRVSPRDLPDDLTIAQWWYKITNPGWRWVYGMIATYGLRPHEVFRLDLERLANGSNIVSVLENTKTGARLVWACYPEWFDEFQLQDVRLPNIRLDRPNTAIGESCSHYFGDFKLPFKLYDMRHRWAVRTLEFGLDISLAAQQMGHSVQVHSNTYHHWITEDVHQRAFNVLMLRPERPRPPKLD; via the coding sequence ATGGCTGTTACTCTTGAAGGGCGGATCGCTCAAACCAATGGCAGGCTCAAAGCCGCAAACGTCGGTATCAGTATTGAACTAGATGGTAGTAGCTTATATCTGCGGGGAACGCTACCACCTAAACCAGGAACTAAGAATTCTCAACCTTACCAACAACGGGTATCTTTAAAGCGCTTGGGTATCCGTGCCAACCCAGCAGGAATTGCTGAGGCAGAGAAAGAAGCTCGGAAGATTAGTGCGCTGGTAGCACGTAAAGAATTTGACTGGCAGCCTTACTTATATGAGAAGTCACCTGAATCAATTTCAGTTTCAGAATATATAGAGCAATATAAAGTGCAGTTTTTTAATGAAGGTAAAAGTGAAACTTCATGGAAAACTGATTACTGGAAGATATTTAAGCGATTACCTCAAGATGTAACACTAAGTGTTGAGGTTTTAGAACAGGTAATTCTCTCAACCCCACCCAATACCAAAACCAGAAAGCGGGCTTGTATGGCGATCGCTGCCCTAGCTAAGTTTGCTCAAATAGACTACGACCCCTCAAACTTAGTTGGTGTCTATTCACCTAATCGGGTATCTCCCAGAGATTTACCTGACGATCTAACAATTGCTCAGTGGTGGTACAAAATTACTAATCCTGGTTGGCGGTGGGTCTATGGGATGATTGCAACCTATGGCTTAAGACCACATGAAGTTTTCAGACTTGACTTAGAGCGGCTGGCAAACGGCTCTAATATTGTGTCAGTTTTAGAAAATACTAAGACAGGAGCGCGGTTAGTTTGGGCTTGTTACCCAGAATGGTTTGATGAGTTTCAACTCCAAGATGTCAGACTACCCAACATTAGATTAGACCGACCCAATACCGCGATCGGGGAAAGCTGTAGTCACTACTTTGGAGACTTCAAGTTACCCTTCAAACTTTATGACATGAGACACCGTTGGGCAGTAAGGACATTGGAATTTGGGCTAGATATCAGCTTGGCAGCCCAACAAATGGGTCATAGCGTTCAGGTTCATTCAAATACCTACCATCACTGGATTACTGAAGATGTACATCAGAGAGCTTTCAATGTCCTTATGCTCAGACCAGAGCGTCCCAGACCGCCAAAACTTGATTAG
- a CDS encoding PrsW family glutamic-type intramembrane protease: MTGQNNAEGFLQQLPSTSAGETNIVRRYPLSRTQEVIVGRDSSCQIVLDSSIYGTVSRRHAVFRPMLTSGIGQRWLVCDLNSANGTYVNGQRIAQCQELRAGDRITLGCNGAEFVFEYTTHHAVTQQSAPNATSHLIGTSKFSERAVSFTQLFPIAATAKDLTSKAYLIPGVLTVIFVVLMFATVGRPETAYFNQILVAIYLAGAAYYFVYQLCGKPKPWWAILGVAIASFLMLLSPILPLFIFVFRGLLPGQIPLTADSLSFPELLMRMFFGAGLMEELLKALPVFCAYLIGQRLNSPWRERIGIAEPLDGILLGTASAMSFTLVETLRQYVPEITRGAAIQGGIGVGQLLGFQLLIPRILGSVAGHMAYSGYFGYFIGLSVLKSRQRWQILAIGYFSAAVLHALWNATGLLSGLLLAVVGVVSYAFLAAAILKARVLSPTRSQNFATRFGKRP, from the coding sequence ATGACCGGACAAAATAACGCTGAGGGATTTTTGCAGCAATTACCTTCTACGAGTGCAGGGGAAACTAATATTGTTCGCCGCTACCCCCTTTCTCGAACTCAAGAGGTAATTGTGGGACGCGATTCTAGTTGCCAAATCGTCCTAGATTCTAGTATTTATGGCACAGTTTCGCGTCGCCATGCAGTTTTTCGACCGATGTTAACGAGTGGAATTGGTCAGCGTTGGCTTGTCTGTGACTTAAATAGCGCAAATGGCACGTATGTCAATGGGCAACGGATAGCGCAATGTCAAGAGCTACGCGCAGGCGATCGCATTACACTTGGATGCAACGGCGCGGAGTTTGTCTTTGAGTATACAACACATCACGCAGTTACTCAACAATCTGCACCAAATGCAACATCTCACCTAATTGGGACTTCCAAATTTTCAGAGCGCGCCGTGAGCTTTACTCAGTTATTTCCCATCGCAGCAACAGCAAAAGACTTGACAAGCAAGGCGTATCTGATTCCAGGAGTCCTAACAGTGATCTTTGTGGTTTTGATGTTTGCCACTGTAGGTCGCCCTGAGACGGCATACTTTAATCAAATACTTGTCGCAATTTATCTTGCTGGTGCGGCGTATTACTTTGTATATCAACTGTGTGGCAAGCCCAAACCTTGGTGGGCAATTTTGGGAGTTGCGATCGCTTCTTTCCTGATGTTGCTCAGTCCAATTTTACCGTTATTTATTTTCGTGTTTCGCGGATTACTTCCTGGTCAAATTCCACTGACAGCTGACTCTCTCAGCTTCCCTGAATTACTCATGCGGATGTTTTTTGGCGCTGGGTTGATGGAGGAATTGCTCAAGGCGTTACCTGTATTTTGTGCGTATTTGATCGGGCAGCGTCTAAACTCGCCTTGGCGAGAACGCATCGGTATTGCAGAACCTTTAGATGGAATTTTGCTCGGAACGGCTTCAGCCATGAGTTTCACCTTGGTAGAAACACTGAGGCAGTATGTACCAGAAATTACTCGCGGTGCGGCTATTCAAGGTGGAATTGGGGTCGGTCAACTGCTCGGTTTTCAACTATTGATTCCTCGCATCTTAGGCTCTGTAGCCGGACACATGGCATATAGTGGGTATTTTGGTTATTTTATCGGTTTGAGCGTGTTGAAGTCGCGTCAGCGATGGCAAATTTTAGCAATAGGATATTTTAGTGCTGCGGTGCTTCATGCTTTGTGGAATGCTACGGGACTTTTGAGCGGTTTGCTTTTAGCCGTTGTTGGCGTCGTATCTTACGCGTTTTTAGCTGCTGCTATCTTAAAAGCACGCGTCCTCTCGCCGACGCGATCGCAGAACTTTGCGACTCGGTTTGGCAAACGACCGTAG
- the aat gene encoding leucyl/phenylalanyl-tRNA--protein transferase, with the protein MKYDISAIVQGYAQGYFLMADDANVLGWYTSRDRTLIPLDERFCYPKSLRRVLNSGRFAVAVNRDFAGVVAGCANREPTWISPELQEIYWQLYQSGWAYSFETWQGDELAGGVLGIVIGGAFIGESMFYRISDGSKVALVKLVERLRERAFVFFDAQMMNPHLERFGAYRVNQREYRSLLAQALQRQCSLF; encoded by the coding sequence ATGAAATATGATATTTCTGCAATCGTTCAAGGTTACGCGCAAGGCTATTTTCTGATGGCTGATGACGCGAATGTCTTGGGGTGGTACACGAGTCGCGATCGCACGCTTATCCCTTTAGATGAACGCTTTTGTTATCCCAAGTCGCTAAGACGCGTGCTCAACTCTGGACGCTTTGCTGTTGCAGTGAATCGTGATTTCGCAGGTGTAGTGGCTGGGTGTGCGAATCGAGAACCAACTTGGATTTCTCCAGAATTGCAGGAAATTTATTGGCAACTTTACCAATCAGGTTGGGCTTATAGCTTTGAAACATGGCAAGGCGATGAATTAGCAGGAGGAGTTTTAGGAATTGTTATTGGAGGAGCTTTTATTGGAGAATCAATGTTTTACCGCATCTCCGATGGCTCAAAAGTGGCACTCGTAAAGTTAGTAGAAAGATTACGCGAGCGCGCTTTTGTTTTTTTTGATGCGCAGATGATGAATCCTCATCTCGAACGATTTGGCGCGTATCGAGTTAATCAACGCGAGTATCGATCTCTGTTGGCGCAAGCACTCCAGCGACAGTGTTCTTTATTTTAG
- a CDS encoding Npun_R1517 family heterocyst differentiation transcriptional regulator: MKSDAITPQQNKVEVSVYECNIQLKFRLIEEKCALRNREDLLELLIDAFTNGADEYMEPLHAHVEAQEISELEASPQMRRQLMRLRNSSDLV, from the coding sequence ATGAAATCTGACGCCATCACACCCCAACAAAACAAAGTCGAAGTCAGCGTTTATGAGTGTAACATTCAACTCAAGTTTCGCCTCATAGAAGAGAAATGTGCTTTACGCAATCGCGAAGACTTACTAGAGTTGCTGATCGATGCATTTACTAACGGGGCTGACGAGTATATGGAACCCCTACACGCGCACGTAGAAGCGCAGGAGATTTCCGAGCTAGAAGCTTCTCCCCAAATGCGCCGTCAACTGATGCGGTTGCGGAATTCCTCTGATTTGGTCTAG
- a CDS encoding DUF3598 family protein, whose product MRSQWECLLQNVGEWQGSFTRFSPKGELLEDTPTVVSLEGIDNNQTMRQIIRRTLPNQTVDEKVLQYSTLGKQILFFENGAFSQGSIQLAPYSEFGAEHGLIAGDRRLRLVQLFDKTGKLDRITLIREKLPRSTTPERPALQVADLVGEWQGEAVTRYLDGRAVDTYPTKLRVEKTNDTQLVQHLSIMQQGSHHTISSTGRIIGSVLSFETGSQWNQVLLLPDGASAASPQHVRVGQAFFLELGWLIQSNMRQRIIRRYNEKGEWTSLTLVTETKVG is encoded by the coding sequence ATGCGATCGCAGTGGGAATGTTTATTACAAAATGTTGGCGAATGGCAAGGGTCATTTACGCGTTTCTCACCGAAAGGGGAGTTACTCGAAGATACTCCTACCGTTGTTTCCTTAGAGGGGATCGACAATAATCAAACAATGCGCCAAATTATTCGGCGTACTTTACCCAATCAAACTGTAGACGAGAAAGTTTTACAATACAGCACGTTAGGAAAGCAGATTTTGTTTTTTGAAAATGGTGCTTTCTCCCAAGGCTCGATTCAACTTGCTCCTTATTCTGAGTTTGGTGCGGAACACGGATTAATTGCAGGCGATCGCCGTCTACGTTTAGTACAGTTGTTTGATAAAACTGGCAAGCTTGACCGAATTACGCTGATTCGCGAGAAACTTCCTCGTAGCACAACACCAGAACGCCCTGCGTTGCAAGTTGCAGATTTAGTTGGAGAATGGCAAGGAGAAGCTGTAACGCGCTATCTCGATGGACGAGCCGTCGATACTTATCCAACAAAGCTACGGGTAGAAAAAACTAACGATACGCAACTTGTGCAACACCTCAGCATTATGCAGCAAGGTTCCCACCATACTATTAGCTCAACAGGAAGAATCATAGGTTCAGTTTTATCGTTTGAAACAGGTTCGCAATGGAATCAAGTGTTATTACTTCCTGACGGTGCTTCTGCTGCTTCACCACAACACGTCCGAGTTGGACAAGCCTTTTTTTTAGAACTCGGTTGGCTAATTCAATCTAATATGCGTCAAAGAATTATCCGTCGCTATAACGAAAAAGGTGAATGGACCAGCTTAACGTTAGTGACAGAGACGAAAGTCGGTTAG
- a CDS encoding protein phosphatase 2C domain-containing protein, whose translation MQNEAAMLQCPNEYCKAVNDERDKYCQQCGTFLPKRYLWAVGSGIKDYQIGEVIAQRYLLKSEYIVLDTKPGLPLEAQACEITAKTKPYLRLIPYRLQVPQVYGFLPGRADCDVLLLEAPIYAEGTPLAGQLLPTLAEAWQSATSLRQLNWLWQIAQLWQPLSSEGVASSLLDLQLVRVEGSLVRLLQLRSQPPQPTIADLGRVWLELVNRAQPSIAEFLVQLCDSMLAGDLSADSLTTALDRGLTELGRSQVRKIVISTLTDTGPTRQRNEDACYPPSGTTTMTSAPAIAIVCDGIGGHEGGNVASQLAIDTLQQVKQLPLNDIYLDATTLTSELERFVRIANDRINQRNDNEQRFGRQRMGTTLVMAVERAHEMYITHVGDSRAYWITRTGCHQLTLDDDVASREVRLGYSLYRNALEQVSSGSLVQALGTSSSTALHPTVQRFILDEDCIFLLCSDGLSDYDRVEEYWDTVLLPAVNGSLKEADAVTRLVEIGNSQNGHDNVTVALVRCTVKYSEPTTPLNIALLQESQFDDRQHAAIASHRDLNQQECPDPSSRKTVLLPAQRSNSRRLLPILLGTILLLSVGGGLLAYFLPQFHRRQPLNNPTTLPSPLASPSPTPATLTVGTLVQINRQINLEQNPNAIATNVTSQSQLAQVPTNGILKVTGKKENLQQGDLLRLKFLCAINPPDNFNATAQIQLGQEGWIEQANLLPNIEKTLGQTKSNSCPISTESLPTSTSPLNSPLPSPHTGSEN comes from the coding sequence ATGCAGAATGAAGCAGCAATGCTCCAGTGTCCAAACGAGTACTGCAAAGCTGTCAATGACGAACGCGACAAGTATTGCCAGCAATGCGGTACGTTTCTGCCAAAACGTTACCTATGGGCAGTAGGATCGGGCATCAAAGATTACCAAATTGGGGAAGTTATCGCGCAACGGTATTTACTCAAAAGCGAATACATCGTTCTTGACACAAAGCCAGGTTTGCCACTCGAAGCACAAGCGTGTGAAATTACAGCGAAAACAAAACCTTATTTAAGATTAATTCCTTACCGCCTCCAAGTTCCGCAAGTCTACGGATTTTTGCCAGGACGCGCTGATTGTGATGTTTTATTATTAGAAGCACCAATTTATGCAGAAGGAACGCCGTTGGCAGGACAGTTACTGCCAACACTCGCTGAAGCATGGCAAAGTGCAACATCACTGCGGCAGTTGAATTGGCTATGGCAAATCGCTCAACTATGGCAACCACTTAGTAGCGAAGGAGTTGCGTCGAGCTTACTCGACCTACAGCTAGTGCGAGTGGAAGGTTCCTTAGTGCGGCTATTACAACTGCGATCGCAACCACCACAACCGACAATTGCTGACTTAGGAAGGGTATGGCTAGAGTTAGTCAATCGAGCACAGCCAAGCATCGCGGAATTTCTCGTGCAGTTGTGCGATTCGATGCTTGCAGGCGATCTCAGTGCAGATTCATTGACAACAGCACTAGATCGAGGTCTGACCGAATTGGGGCGATCGCAAGTACGCAAAATAGTCATCAGTACCTTGACCGATACAGGACCCACGCGACAACGCAATGAAGATGCGTGCTATCCTCCGAGTGGAACTACCACAATGACATCAGCACCTGCAATAGCAATTGTCTGTGATGGAATTGGCGGTCATGAAGGAGGTAATGTTGCTTCGCAGCTTGCCATCGATACGCTACAACAAGTCAAGCAACTGCCGCTAAACGACATCTATTTAGACGCAACAACCCTCACGAGCGAGTTAGAACGCTTTGTCCGGATTGCCAACGATCGCATCAATCAACGCAACGATAACGAACAGCGCTTTGGTCGCCAACGCATGGGTACTACCCTAGTTATGGCAGTCGAACGCGCGCACGAAATGTATATTACGCACGTAGGCGATAGTCGTGCTTATTGGATTACCCGCACAGGCTGCCATCAATTGACATTAGACGATGATGTTGCTTCGCGCGAGGTTCGTTTAGGCTATTCGCTGTATCGTAATGCGTTAGAACAAGTCTCGTCAGGATCGCTTGTACAAGCACTAGGAACGAGTTCCTCAACAGCATTGCATCCAACCGTGCAGCGGTTTATTCTTGATGAAGATTGCATCTTTCTTCTTTGTTCGGATGGTTTAAGCGACTACGATCGCGTTGAAGAGTATTGGGATACGGTGCTTTTACCAGCAGTGAATGGCAGTCTTAAAGAAGCTGATGCCGTTACTCGATTAGTCGAAATTGGCAACTCTCAAAACGGACACGATAACGTTACGGTTGCACTCGTACGCTGTACAGTTAAATATTCTGAGCCAACCACACCACTAAATATCGCTTTACTCCAAGAATCTCAATTCGACGATCGCCAGCATGCAGCGATCGCATCACACCGCGATTTAAATCAACAAGAATGCCCCGATCCTTCAAGTCGTAAAACAGTTTTGCTACCAGCGCAACGCTCAAACTCGCGTCGTTTGCTACCAATTTTACTAGGAACGATTTTGTTATTAAGCGTCGGTGGCGGATTGCTTGCTTATTTTTTACCACAATTTCATCGCCGACAGCCGCTGAATAATCCGACAACCTTGCCATCACCACTCGCATCACCTAGCCCAACACCAGCGACACTAACCGTTGGGACTTTAGTTCAGATCAATCGCCAAATTAATCTTGAGCAAAATCCAAATGCAATCGCAACAAATGTTACGTCACAATCTCAACTCGCGCAAGTTCCAACAAATGGCATCTTGAAAGTTACCGGCAAAAAAGAAAATCTTCAGCAGGGTGACTTACTAAGACTAAAATTTCTTTGTGCGATCAATCCTCCAGATAACTTCAATGCAACGGCACAAATACAACTAGGACAAGAAGGCTGGATTGAGCAAGCCAACTTGCTACCAAATATCGAAAAAACGCTAGGACAAACAAAAAGCAACTCTTGTCCAATTTCAACCGAATCACTACCAACTTCAACATCTCCGCTCAACAGTCCTCTCCCGTCTCCTCATACAGGTAGCGAAAATTAG
- the rpsN gene encoding 30S ribosomal protein S14, which translates to MAKKSMIEREKKRQKLVAKYAQKREALLEQFEQATSQREKLEIHRQIQKLPRNSAPTRLHNRCWVTGRPRGVYRDFGLSRHVLREWAHQGLLPGVVKSSW; encoded by the coding sequence ATGGCTAAAAAAAGTATGATAGAGCGCGAGAAAAAGCGCCAAAAACTTGTAGCAAAGTATGCGCAAAAGCGGGAAGCATTGCTTGAGCAATTTGAACAAGCAACTTCGCAACGCGAGAAGTTAGAAATTCATCGCCAAATTCAAAAGCTACCACGCAATAGTGCTCCGACACGCCTGCACAACCGCTGCTGGGTTACAGGACGTCCGAGAGGAGTCTATCGGGATTTCGGTTTATCTCGCCACGTACTGCGCGAATGGGCACACCAAGGACTACTTCCTGGAGTTGTCAAATCTAGCTGGTAA
- a CDS encoding helix-turn-helix transcriptional regulator — MKLGKALRLVLARWNMSHYALSKASGVGQSTIGKLIRNELQSSTWDVVERLAEGFEKVDPMAKVAFLGVLTLPDSAYHGALDHPDAMFTEPYDSISIEAVNILKERGFLNLEAIERSGFKVEGNEYFENILGESLASEMYQRRRQERAEDAQRRERKRPINPNDY; from the coding sequence ATGAAACTTGGCAAAGCGCTAAGGCTTGTTTTGGCCAGATGGAATATGAGTCACTATGCTCTCTCTAAAGCTTCTGGTGTTGGTCAATCAACTATTGGCAAGCTAATCAGAAATGAACTACAGTCATCAACTTGGGATGTTGTTGAGAGACTAGCAGAAGGCTTTGAAAAGGTTGACCCAATGGCTAAGGTTGCATTTCTCGGAGTGTTAACACTTCCTGATTCTGCTTATCATGGTGCATTGGATCATCCCGATGCTATGTTTACTGAACCCTACGATTCAATCAGTATTGAAGCGGTCAATATTCTCAAAGAACGAGGTTTTCTCAATCTTGAGGCTATTGAAAGGTCGGGCTTCAAAGTAGAGGGGAATGAATATTTTGAAAATATTTTAGGAGAATCACTCGCAAGTGAAATGTATCAAAGACGCAGGCAAGAGAGAGCAGAAGATGCCCAGAGGCGAGAGAGAAAGCGACCTATTAATCCAAATGATTATTAA
- a CDS encoding phosphatase PAP2 family protein gives MLIATFGSVGDLLWGTDLIVRIQEVFSPNWYWVFELFSYLGDTQGVVLLTALTFWLSGRRLAYSLVGIVVFSMTIDLTIGTLIGLPRPEDPRIIVWKDEFTSSFPSGHTALATSMWGMLATLNWMPKLSAAIAVAGVMLARLYFGVHYLGDIIGGALIAVVLIVAYLRILPALEDFFAARSFRFFQFWGGLIFAVVLVAIPFAGDSARVWHVMGTVAGFIVGGLIEYRYLRYSPAPLAHTRLALKLLIGLGILIPLLLIPLLLDDDRLALEALAFFLAALWTLLFAPIVFTRMRLSATPLTSRRFR, from the coding sequence GTGTTAATTGCAACATTTGGTTCGGTTGGAGACTTGTTATGGGGAACTGACCTTATTGTTAGAATACAAGAGGTTTTCAGCCCTAACTGGTACTGGGTATTTGAGCTATTTAGCTACCTCGGCGATACTCAAGGTGTAGTATTACTAACAGCGTTGACATTTTGGCTTTCTGGTCGCCGACTTGCCTACAGTTTAGTTGGTATCGTTGTCTTTTCAATGACAATTGACTTAACGATTGGCACTTTAATCGGGCTACCGCGCCCAGAAGATCCGCGCATTATTGTCTGGAAAGATGAATTTACATCATCATTTCCTAGCGGACACACTGCACTTGCTACCTCTATGTGGGGAATGTTGGCTACCTTAAATTGGATGCCAAAATTGAGCGCAGCGATCGCGGTTGCTGGTGTGATGCTGGCTCGCTTGTACTTTGGCGTGCATTATCTAGGAGATATTATTGGTGGCGCATTGATTGCTGTGGTGCTGATCGTTGCTTACTTGCGGATACTACCAGCACTTGAGGACTTTTTCGCAGCGCGATCGTTTCGGTTTTTTCAATTTTGGGGAGGTTTAATCTTCGCTGTTGTTCTTGTTGCAATTCCTTTTGCGGGAGATTCAGCAAGAGTTTGGCACGTGATGGGAACGGTTGCGGGTTTTATTGTTGGAGGTTTAATCGAATATCGTTACCTGCGATACTCGCCTGCACCGCTTGCACATACAAGGCTAGCACTCAAGCTATTGATTGGACTCGGTATCTTAATTCCACTTTTGCTTATCCCGCTATTGCTTGACGACGATCGACTTGCGCTGGAAGCTTTAGCATTCTTTTTGGCTGCATTGTGGACTTTACTATTTGCACCAATTGTCTTTACTCGGATGCGGCTATCGGCTACACCTTTAACAAGCAGACGTTTTCGCTAA
- a CDS encoding 3-isopropylmalate dehydratase has protein sequence MSKVIQGKIFVVDDNIDTDQIIPAEYLTLVPSKPDEYEKLGSYALIGLPDRYGKFIAPGQMKTTYPIIVAGENFGCGSSREHAPIALGASGVEAVVAQSYARIFFRNCAATGELYPWESVERLCDEFQTGQEVTIDFDQNQIVNHALNKVYALKPLGEVRPVIDAGGIFAYARQTGMISR, from the coding sequence ATGAGTAAAGTGATTCAAGGTAAAATTTTTGTTGTAGATGATAACATTGATACCGACCAGATTATTCCTGCCGAGTATTTGACGCTCGTTCCCTCAAAGCCTGATGAGTACGAGAAGTTAGGCAGCTATGCTTTAATTGGATTACCTGATAGGTACGGGAAATTTATTGCTCCAGGACAGATGAAGACTACCTATCCAATCATTGTGGCGGGAGAAAACTTCGGCTGTGGTTCTTCGCGCGAACACGCACCGATCGCATTAGGTGCATCAGGAGTAGAAGCTGTTGTCGCTCAATCGTATGCACGGATCTTCTTCCGGAACTGCGCAGCAACAGGCGAACTTTACCCTTGGGAATCAGTAGAACGTCTGTGCGATGAATTTCAAACGGGACAAGAAGTCACGATTGATTTTGACCAAAACCAAATTGTGAATCATGCGTTGAATAAGGTTTATGCACTCAAGCCTTTGGGTGAGGTCAGACCTGTAATTGATGCTGGCGGTATTTTTGCCTATGCGCGTCAAACAGGAATGATTTCGCGTTGA
- a CDS encoding NAD(P)H-quinone oxidoreductase subunit M — MEDQLLKSTTRHIRIFSAEVDKDGELVPSNQVLTLDVDPDNEFNWNEDALQQVYRKFDELVESYSGADLTDYNLRRIGSDLEHFIRHLLQSGQISYNLRGRVVNYSMGIPQVAATEESKN, encoded by the coding sequence ATGGAAGATCAGCTTCTTAAGTCCACAACTCGCCATATACGCATCTTTTCTGCTGAAGTTGACAAAGATGGTGAGTTAGTTCCTAGCAACCAAGTTCTCACGCTGGATGTAGACCCGGATAATGAATTCAACTGGAACGAAGATGCTCTTCAGCAGGTGTATCGTAAGTTTGATGAATTAGTCGAGTCTTATAGCGGTGCAGATTTAACTGATTATAATCTCCGCCGGATTGGCTCAGATTTAGAACATTTTATCCGCCATCTCTTACAAAGCGGTCAAATTAGCTACAATCTGCGCGGGCGCGTCGTTAACTACAGTATGGGTATCCCTCAAGTTGCCGCCACTGAAGAAAGTAAAAATTAG
- the def gene encoding peptide deformylase translates to MPSEVVVEKQKLKNPPLDIRYLGDRALRQPAKRVAKVDRELRLLAKEMLQTMYSADGIGLAAPQVAVQKQVIVIDCEPDNPANPPLILVNPAIKQVSRELCVMQEGCLSIPGVYLDVVRPQVVEISYKDENGRPQTLKANELLARCIQHEIDHLNGILFVDRVENQIALNAELSKHGFSAKAVKPIA, encoded by the coding sequence ATGCCTTCGGAAGTTGTTGTTGAAAAACAAAAGTTAAAAAACCCTCCGCTTGATATTCGCTACTTAGGCGACCGCGCTTTGCGCCAGCCAGCTAAGCGGGTTGCGAAAGTCGATCGAGAACTACGCCTCCTTGCTAAAGAAATGCTGCAAACGATGTACAGTGCTGATGGCATTGGTTTAGCCGCGCCACAAGTTGCAGTTCAAAAACAAGTGATTGTCATCGATTGCGAACCAGACAATCCAGCTAATCCACCGCTGATTTTAGTTAATCCAGCAATTAAACAAGTCAGCCGAGAATTGTGTGTCATGCAAGAAGGATGTCTGAGTATTCCTGGTGTATATTTAGACGTTGTGCGTCCGCAAGTTGTCGAAATTAGCTATAAAGATGAAAACGGACGTCCGCAGACATTAAAAGCAAACGAATTACTTGCGCGTTGCATTCAACACGAAATCGATCACCTCAATGGGATACTATTTGTAGATCGAGTAGAAAATCAAATCGCACTGAATGCTGAGCTATCAAAGCATGGCTTCTCGGCAAAAGCTGTAAAACCAATCGCTTAG
- a CDS encoding virulence-associated E family protein produces the protein MFNALYGANDALLNEAAARYLGTEKAFDGLLLKRCLISIVARVIQPGCQVDTCLILKGEQGTFKSSFFRELLPELSWFDDSLGKDVTNKDELAKLHRCVLMEWGEIEKAFSKKQAADIKHFLTQRIDRFRPAYRRDILLFPRASVIVGTTNKEEFLTDETGDRRFWIIEPKRIDLHRLKTERDRLWAAAMAAYKSGERWWLTKQEEQIANQNNEQYRDTHPWQPTVEAYLEAAEKTGGMVIATDILSKIKPERDKQTKNDLMEVTAIMRKLGWVKGSRARVDNERVYPWHKPLQ, from the coding sequence GTGTTTAACGCACTGTACGGTGCAAACGATGCTCTGCTTAATGAAGCAGCAGCAAGATATCTAGGAACCGAAAAAGCATTTGACGGGCTGTTATTAAAGCGCTGCTTAATTAGTATTGTTGCTAGAGTTATACAGCCTGGTTGTCAAGTTGACACTTGCTTAATTCTTAAAGGAGAGCAGGGAACGTTTAAAAGCTCTTTCTTTCGGGAACTGTTACCCGAACTGTCCTGGTTTGACGACTCCCTTGGTAAAGACGTAACTAACAAAGACGAGCTAGCGAAATTACATCGCTGCGTGCTGATGGAGTGGGGAGAAATTGAAAAAGCCTTCTCCAAGAAACAAGCTGCTGATATCAAGCATTTCTTAACTCAGAGAATTGATCGGTTTCGCCCTGCATACCGTAGAGACATTCTTCTTTTTCCCAGAGCCAGCGTAATTGTAGGTACGACAAACAAAGAGGAGTTTCTGACCGATGAAACAGGCGATCGCCGTTTCTGGATTATAGAACCTAAGCGCATTGATTTACATAGACTCAAAACCGAACGCGATCGGCTTTGGGCTGCTGCAATGGCTGCTTACAAATCTGGTGAACGTTGGTGGTTGACCAAACAAGAGGAACAGATTGCTAACCAAAACAATGAGCAGTACAGAGATACCCATCCTTGGCAACCTACTGTTGAGGCATACTTGGAAGCTGCTGAAAAGACTGGAGGAATGGTCATAGCAACGGACATTCTATCCAAAATTAAACCTGAGCGAGACAAACAGACAAAGAATGACCTGATGGAAGTGACTGCCATTATGCGGAAGTTGGGCTGGGTAAAAGGTAGTCGGGCACGGGTTGACAACGAACGGGTTTACCCTTGGCACAAACCATTACAGTAA